A single region of the Anomaloglossus baeobatrachus isolate aAnoBae1 chromosome 2, aAnoBae1.hap1, whole genome shotgun sequence genome encodes:
- the TSPAN31 gene encoding tetraspanin-31, with product MVCGGFTCSKNALCALNVVYMLVGLLLIGVAAWGKGFGIVSSLHIIGGVIAIGVFLLLIAIIGLIGAVSHHQVMLFIYMVVLILIFIFQLVVSCSCLALNTSQQERFLNEAWTSMGNVTRREMEKNLNCCGWLNTTEKLLQYNNDFSVCIADCKSKNTCETCGYKMLNHAGEALKILGGVGLFFSFTEILGVWLAFRYRNQKDPRANPSAFL from the exons ctcGTGGGGCTCTTGTTAATTGGAGTGGCCGCATGGGGCAAAGGCTTCGGCATAGTATCCAGCCTCCACATCATCGGGGGAGTCATAGCAATCGGAGTCTTCCTTCTACTAATTGCCATTATTGGATTGATTGGAGCCGTCAGTCACCATCAAGTCATGCTGTTTATT TACATGGTGGTGCTAATTCTCATCTTTATCTTTCAACTGGTGGTTTCCTGCTCCTGTTTGGCTCTGAACACTTCTCAGCAG GAGCGGTTTCTGAATGAAGCATGGACTAGTATGGGGAACGTCACCAGGCGAGAGATGGAGAAGAATCTGAACTGTTGTGGATGGTTGAACACCACAGAAAAACTTTTACAGTACAACAACGATTTTTCAGTTTGCATTGCG GACTGTAAAAGTAAAAACACGTGTGAGACATGTGGCTACAAAATGTTGAACCATGCCGGTGAAGCCCTGAAAATCCTTGGTGGAGTAGGACTCTTCTTTAGCTTTACAGAG ATTCTTGGTGTATGGCTCGCCTTCCGATACAGAAACCAGAAAGACCCTCGAGCAAATCCTAGTGCTTTTCTATAG